From one Lolium rigidum isolate FL_2022 chromosome 4, APGP_CSIRO_Lrig_0.1, whole genome shotgun sequence genomic stretch:
- the LOC124706793 gene encoding histidine--tRNA ligase, cytoplasmic-like — protein MATPPPPPAAAAVTLGGKGVVLTPAAVYALSLGLADPVIDPSALQRLSNRAASPQETPKSLQELALAPHESRAAAAVLLNKLLLTAADSASALVTAATATTLAGSLDLAAAPPPASRDEASIAAASAPVAVALAALIDCCAAPLVSIADAVAALSCEAARGDLVAFDVPASGDGLSVKDEADVAADVKTLLLGSKLVSTGGGGASGAFFTKVPAVNGAFREAVRALHKRVRVELNAPVKLGKRDAGETGEGKEEALMVVVAQLTRSVHAMCKLSVARARFCAGSIADAELREKLAGGTNVDDLTGMFAKVAIDSDAVSFLRRAYSYLLKFRDFLAWEAAVAMVVIEMDSSIEKPQATGENEAGSSTENKQAGGKKEKGDRKSKKKMLGKGTSAVLMLLRDHATDGKAVPCVNSALVADWGIELSLFFDPKCPKLELLVKKVKEIVESNEVGRLPKIPKGTRDFGREQMAIRERAFAIITGVFKMHGGVALDTPVFELRETLMGKYGEDSKLIYDLADQGGELCSLRYDLTVPFARYVAMNNLSAIKRYQIAKVYRRDNPSKGRYREFYQCDFDIAGVYEPMEPDFEVIKVLTELLDKLDIGVYEVKLNHRKLLDGMLEICGVPAEKFRTVCSSIDKLDKLTFEEVKKELVEEKGVSDETAENIGSLVKTKGPPLEVLLELRKEGSKFMQNEGSVAALNELEILFKALEKANAIDRISFDLSLARGLDYYTGVIYEAVFKGTTQVGSIAAGGRYDKLVGMFSNKQVPAVGVSLGIERVFAIMEQQEKDKNEVIRATETEVLVSILGKDLVLAAELVNELWSAGIKAEFKLTTRVQNHIKYATQTGIPWMVLVGESEMKAGKVKLKDIRANQEEEVLRKDFVQVLKQRLSNP, from the exons ATGGccactcctcctccacctcccgccgccgccgccgtgacgCTCGGCGGCAAGGGCGTCGTGCTCACCCCCGCCGCCGTCTACGCTCTCTCCCTCGGCCTCGCCGACCCCGTCATCGACCCCTCCGCGCTCCAGAGGCTCTCcaaccgcgccgcctctccgcaggAGACCCCCAAATCACTCCAAGAATTGGCTTTGGCGCCGCACGAATCCCGCGCGGCCGCGGCGgtgcttctcaacaagctcctccTCACGGCGGCCGACTCCGCCTCCGCGCTCGTCACCGCCGCGACGGCCACCACCCTCGCCGGCTCGCtcgacctcgccgccgcgccgcctcccgccAGCCGGGACGAGGCCTCCATCGCCGCGGCGTCCGCGCCGGTGGCCGTCGCCCTCGCGGCCCTGATCGACTGCTGCGCCGCCCCACTTGTCTCCATCGCGGACGCCGTCGCTGCGCTCTCATGCGAGGCCGCTCGCGGGGACCTTGTGGCGTTCGACGTGCCCGCCTCCGGCGACGGCCTCTCCGTCAAGGATGAGGCCGACGTGGCCGCTGATGTCAAGACGCTTTTGCTCGGGTCCAAACTGGTCAGCACCGGTGGAGGCGGCGCCTCCGGGGCATTCTTCACCAAGGTGCCCGCCGTGAATGGGGCCTTCCGTGAAGCCGTGCGCGCCCTGCACAAGAGGGTGCGGGTCGAGCTCAACGCTCCGGTGAAGCTGGGAAAGAGGGATGCTGGGGAGACCGGTGAGGGGAAGGAGGAGGCTTTGATGGTTGTGGTGGCACAACTCACGAGGTCGGTGCACGCAATGTGCAAGCTCAGCGTCGCTCGGGCAAGGTTCTGTGCAGGCAGCATTGCGGACGCCGAGCTCAGGGAGAAGCTTGCTGGTGGCACTAATGTTGATGACTTGACGGGGATGTTTGCTAAGGTTGCGATTGACTCGGACGCCGTGTCTTTCTTGCGGAGGGCGTACAGCTACTTGCTCAAGTTTAGGGACTTCCTTGCGTGGGAGGCAGCTGTGGCCATGGTAGTGATTGAAATGGATAGTTCAATTGAGAAGCCACAGGCTACTGGGGAGAATGAAGCTGGCAGTTCGACGGAGAATAAACAAGCTGGTGGGAAAAAAGAAAAGGGTGAcaggaaaagcaagaagaaaatgttggggAAGGGTACTTCTGCTGTACTGATGCTGCTTAGGGATCATGCTACAGATGGAAAGGCTGTTCCTTGTGTGAATTCTGCATTGGTTGCAGATTGGGGAATTGAGTTGTCTCTGTTCTTTGATCCTAAGTGCCCCAAATTGGAGCTCCTTGTGAAGAAAGTAAAGGAGATTGTAGAGAGCAATGAAGTGGGGAGATTGCCTAAAATTCCCAAG GGAACACGTGACTTTGGGAGAGAGCAAATGGCCATAAGGGAGCGTGCTTTTGCAATAATAACTGGTGTATTTAAGATGCACGGTGGTGTTGCACTTGATACACCTGTGTTTGAGTTGAGAGAAACCCTTATGGGCAAATATGGCGAAGACTCAAAATTGATATATGACCTTGCTGATCAG GGTGGTGAGCTTTGTTCTTTGCGGTATGATCTGACTGTTCCATTTGCCCGTTATGTTGCCATGAATAACTTAAGTGCAATCAAGAGATACCAGATAGCAAAAGTATACAGGAGGGATAACCCATCAAAGGGAAGATATCGAGAATTCTACCAATGCGACTTTGACATTGCTGGAGTATATGAGCCAATGGAACCAGATTTCGAGGTTATCAAAGTATTGACTGAATTGCTGGATAAGCTGGATATTGGTGTGTATGAAGTAAAATTAAATCACAGAAAGTTGCTTGATGGAATGTTGGAGATCTGTGGCGTGCCTGCTGAGAAGTTCAGAACAGTTTGCTCAAGTATTGATAAGCTAGACAAACTTACCTTTGAAGAGGTGAAAAAGGAACTG GTGGAAGAGAAAGGGGTATCGGATGAAACTGCTGAAAATATTGGCAGTTTAGTGAAGACAAAAGGACCGCCACTAGAAGTTTTGCTGGAATTGAGAAAGGAGGGTAGCAAGTTCATGCAGAACGAGGGGTCTGTTGCTGCATTAAATGAGCTGGAGATATTATTCAAAGCTCTAGAAAAAGCAAATGCGATTGACAGGATAAGTTTTGACTTAAGCCTTGCTAGAGGCCTTGATTACTATACTGGTGTGATATATGAAGCTGTGTTCAAGGGCACTACACAG GTTGGATCTATTGCGGCTGGTGGCAGGTACGACAAACTTGTCGGTATGTTCAGCAACAAGCAAGTCCCTGCTGTTGGAGTCAGCCTTGGAATAGAAAGGGTCTTTGCAATCATGGAGCAACAGGAGAAAGATAAAAATGAG GTGATCAGGGCTACCGAGACAGAGGTTTTGGTGTCAATTCTAGGAAAGGACCTTGTATTGGCTGCTGAGCTTGTGAACGAATTGTGGAGTGCTGGGATAAAGGCAGAGTTCAAGCTCACCACCAGGGTGCAGAACCACATAAAGTATGCGACACAAACAGGCATTCCGTGGATGGTGCTGGTCGGTGAGTCTGAAATGAAGGCGGGAAAGGTGAAATTGAAGGACATTAGAGCTAACCAGGAAGAGGAAGTTCTAAGGAAGGATTTTGTTCAGGTGCTGAAGCAGAGATTGTCTAACCCTTAG
- the LOC124706795 gene encoding bifunctional protein FolD 2-like: MAQIIDGKAIAAEIRREIAAEVAELSSAHNIVPGLAVVIVGSRKDSQTYVLMKRKACAEAGIRSVDVDLPEDISEAALVAEVHRLNADPSVHGILVQLPLPKHINEENILNEISIEKDVDGFHPLNIGKLAMKGRDPLFLPCTPKGCMELLSRSGVTVKGKNAVVVGRSNIVGLPVSLLLLKADATVSIVHSRTPNPEVIVRQADIIIAAAGQAMMIKGDWIKPGAAVIDVGTNSIDDPTRKSGYRLVGDVDFTEASKVAGHLTPVPGGVGPMTVAMLLKNTVDGAKRGIVS, from the exons ATGGCGCAGATCATCGACGGCAAGGCCATCGCCGCCGAAATCCGGCGCGAAATCGCGGCAGAGGTCGCCGAGCTCTCCTCCGCGCACAACATC GTGCCCGGGCTGGCGGTGGTCATCGTGGGGAGCAGGAAGGACTCGCAGACGTACGTGCTCATGAAGCGCAAGGCCTGCGCCGAGGCCGGCATCCGCTCCGTCGACGTCGACCTCCCCGAGGACATCTCCGAGGCCGCGCTCGTCGCCGAGGTCCACCGCCTCAACGCCGACCCCTCCGTGCACG GCATTCTTGTTCAGCTTCCATTGCCCAAGCAtatcaatgaagaaaatataTTAAACGAGATCTCCATTGAGAAAGATGTTGATGGTTTTCATCCTCTGAACATTGGTAAGCTTGCAATGAAAGGTAGAGATCCTCTGTTCCTACCTTGCACGCCAAAG GGATGCATGGAGCTCCTATCACGAAGTGGAGTTACTGTTAAAGGAAAAAATGCAGTTGTGGTAGGGCGTAGCAACATTGTGGGTTTACCAGTATCCCTTCTTCTTCTGAAAGCAGATGCAACCGTGTCAATCGTACATTCACGGACCCCTAATCCTGAAGTAATTGTGCGGCAAGCAGACATCATCATCGCAGCAGCTGGGCAGGCTATGATG ATCAAGGGAGACTGGATCAAACCTGGTGCTGCGGTCATTGATGTCGGGACAAATTCCATTGACGACCCAACAAGGAAGTCTGGATACAGGCTTGTCGGTGATGTGGATTTCACGGAGGCAAGCAAGGTCGCAGGTCACCTGACTCCAGTTCCAGGAGGCGTTGGGCCAATGACCGTGGCGATGCTGCTGAAGAACACAGTGGACGGCGCCAAGAGGGGAATAGTCTCATAG